A region of Novipirellula aureliae DNA encodes the following proteins:
- a CDS encoding tyrosine-type recombinase/integrase — MTPYRKRLCPLTKRLAEDMKIRNMADRTIDAYTYHAAKFADFIKKPLDRVTPEDVRSFQLYLIETRKLAYSSFNQAVCALRFLYTHSIRVPWPVTMVPFGKRPKTLPVVLGRQEVDELLRCTKNLKQRTFITTLYATGMRFSEAANLRIEDIDSKRMQIHITHGKGAKQRQVPLSPRLLKELREYWIQYKPPSLLFPGKKPGSTFTPKMVYAESDYKELCEYLDREYGIGYEDWYAESAVESAMKSPPEPLLSSCTLRDCVRAPTL, encoded by the coding sequence ATGACCCCCTACCGAAAACGTCTTTGTCCGCTCACCAAGCGACTCGCAGAAGATATGAAGATTCGCAACATGGCGGATCGAACCATCGACGCTTACACCTACCACGCCGCCAAGTTCGCCGACTTTATTAAAAAACCGCTCGACCGGGTAACCCCGGAAGACGTTCGATCCTTCCAGCTTTACCTAATTGAAACCAGAAAGCTGGCCTATAGTAGCTTCAATCAAGCGGTTTGCGCGTTACGATTTCTCTACACCCATTCGATCCGTGTCCCTTGGCCGGTTACCATGGTGCCGTTTGGGAAACGACCTAAGACGCTACCGGTGGTCCTCGGCCGACAAGAAGTCGACGAGCTACTGCGATGCACAAAGAATCTCAAACAACGAACCTTCATCACGACCCTCTATGCGACCGGGATGAGGTTCTCCGAAGCAGCCAACTTGAGGATCGAGGACATCGATTCGAAGCGGATGCAGATCCACATTACCCACGGCAAGGGAGCCAAACAACGACAAGTTCCGCTCTCGCCAAGGTTGCTCAAAGAGTTGCGAGAGTACTGGATACAGTACAAGCCGCCGTCGCTTCTATTTCCCGGCAAGAAACCGGGGTCGACCTTCACGCCGAAAATGGTCTACGCCGAGAGTGACTACAAGGAACTGTGTGAGTACTTAGACCGCGAGTATGGTATTGGCTATGAGGACTGGTATGCGGAAAGTGCGGTAGAAAGTGCAATGAAGAGTCCACCAGAGCCCCTGCTGAGCAGTTGTACTTTGCGGGACTGTGTCCGAGCACCGACTTTGTGA